Proteins encoded together in one Streptomyces sp. NBC_01216 window:
- a CDS encoding ABC transporter permease produces the protein MSAAAPPATDHVDERLLRTSRLKKLLARPELGSVVGAIAVFLFFSVVADGFLRGSSLGTVLYAASTIGIMAVPVALLMIGGEFDLSAGVLVTTSALVSAMFSYQMTANVWVGVGVSLLVTLAVGVFNGFLLSRTGLPSFIITLGTFLMLTGLNLGFTKLISGTVSTKSIADMEGFPSARKLFASQWTVGGVELKVTILWWIALVAVATWVLLRTRAGNWIFAVGGGADAARAVGVPVFRTKTGLYMGVAFCAWISGQHLLFSFEVVQSGEGVGNELIYIIAAVIGGCLITGGYGSAIGSAVGALIFGMTSKGIVYAEWNPDWFKFFLGAMLLLATLLNAWIRRRVEAVK, from the coding sequence ATGAGCGCCGCCGCCCCACCGGCGACCGACCACGTCGACGAGCGGCTGCTGCGCACCTCGCGGCTGAAGAAGCTGCTGGCCCGCCCCGAGCTGGGCTCGGTGGTGGGCGCGATCGCAGTCTTCCTGTTCTTCTCGGTCGTCGCGGACGGCTTCCTGCGCGGTTCCAGCCTCGGTACGGTCCTCTACGCGGCCTCCACCATCGGCATCATGGCCGTGCCCGTCGCCCTCCTGATGATCGGCGGCGAGTTCGACCTGTCGGCCGGCGTCCTGGTCACGACCTCGGCACTGGTCTCGGCGATGTTCAGCTACCAGATGACCGCCAACGTCTGGGTCGGTGTCGGAGTCTCGCTGCTCGTCACCCTCGCCGTCGGGGTCTTCAACGGGTTCCTGCTGTCCCGCACCGGACTGCCCAGCTTCATCATCACCCTGGGCACCTTCCTGATGCTGACCGGTCTCAACCTCGGTTTCACCAAGCTGATCAGCGGAACGGTCTCCACCAAGTCGATCGCCGACATGGAGGGCTTCCCGTCCGCCCGGAAGCTCTTCGCCTCCCAGTGGACCGTCGGCGGCGTCGAGCTGAAGGTCACCATCCTGTGGTGGATCGCCCTGGTGGCCGTGGCCACCTGGGTCCTGCTGCGTACCCGCGCCGGCAACTGGATCTTCGCCGTCGGCGGGGGCGCCGACGCGGCCCGGGCGGTCGGGGTGCCGGTCTTCCGGACGAAGACCGGGCTCTACATGGGCGTGGCCTTCTGCGCCTGGATCTCCGGCCAGCACCTGCTCTTCTCCTTCGAGGTCGTCCAGTCAGGCGAGGGTGTCGGCAACGAACTGATCTACATCATCGCGGCCGTCATCGGCGGCTGCCTGATCACCGGCGGCTACGGCTCGGCCATCGGCTCCGCGGTCGGCGCGCTCATCTTCGGCATGACCAGCAAGGGCATCGTGTACGCGGAGTGGAATCCGGACTGGTTCAAGTTCTTCCTGGGGGCGATGCTCCTCCTGGCGACGCTGCTGAACGCCTGGATCCGCCGGCGTGTGGAGGCCGTGAAATGA
- a CDS encoding sugar ABC transporter substrate-binding protein: MGAVLAVVLGATLAGCSSTGGKRAEDARKAAAAQGRAAVNTPRWTFAMVTHSGDGDTFWDIVQNGAEQAAVKDNVNFLYAHSDEAQQQAQLVDSYVAKGVDGLIVTLAKPDAMRAAVEKAVKAGIPVITVNSGADRSKAYGALTHIGQDETVAGEAVGEELDKRGRKKALCVLHEQGNIGHEQRCAGAKKTFGGELVNLYVDGTNMPDVQASILAKLQADPSVDAVVTLGAPFADAAVQARKSAGSTAEVDTFDLNAKVAGALAAGTLGFAVDQQPYLQGYEAVDLLWLYRYNADVLGGGLPVLTGPQIITKDDAAALREYTERGTR; the protein is encoded by the coding sequence ATCGGCGCCGTGCTCGCGGTGGTGCTCGGCGCCACGCTCGCGGGGTGCAGCAGCACCGGAGGCAAACGTGCCGAGGACGCCCGCAAGGCGGCAGCCGCTCAGGGCCGGGCGGCCGTGAACACCCCCAGGTGGACCTTCGCCATGGTGACCCACTCCGGCGATGGCGACACCTTCTGGGACATCGTCCAGAACGGCGCCGAGCAGGCGGCCGTCAAGGACAACGTCAACTTCCTCTACGCACACAGCGACGAGGCCCAGCAGCAGGCGCAGCTCGTCGACTCGTACGTCGCGAAGGGGGTCGACGGGCTGATCGTCACCCTCGCCAAGCCCGACGCGATGAGGGCCGCCGTCGAGAAGGCCGTGAAGGCCGGCATCCCGGTGATCACCGTCAACTCCGGGGCCGACCGCTCGAAGGCGTACGGCGCGCTCACCCACATCGGCCAGGACGAGACCGTTGCGGGCGAGGCCGTAGGCGAGGAACTCGACAAGCGGGGCCGCAAGAAGGCCCTCTGCGTCCTGCACGAGCAGGGCAACATCGGCCACGAGCAGCGGTGCGCCGGTGCGAAGAAGACCTTCGGCGGCGAACTGGTGAACCTCTACGTCGACGGCACCAACATGCCCGACGTCCAGGCGTCCATCCTCGCCAAACTGCAGGCCGACCCGTCCGTCGACGCGGTCGTCACCCTCGGAGCTCCCTTCGCGGACGCCGCCGTCCAGGCCAGGAAGTCCGCAGGGAGCACGGCCGAGGTCGACACCTTCGACCTCAACGCCAAGGTCGCCGGCGCGCTCGCCGCCGGGACCCTCGGGTTCGCCGTCGACCAGCAGCCCTACCTGCAGGGCTACGAGGCGGTGGACCTGCTCTGGCTGTACAGGTACAACGCCGACGTCCTCGGCGGGGGCCTGCCCGTGCTCACCGGGCCACAGATCATCACCAAGGACGACGCCGCCGCGCTCCGGGAGTACACCGAGCGGGGCACCCGATGA
- a CDS encoding GntR family transcriptional regulator: MDRSSPVPLYHQLARQLEAAIEDGVLTPGSLLGNEIDLAARLGLSRPTVRQAIQSLVDKGLLVRRRGVGTQVLHSRVRRPLEPSSLYDDLEAAGQCPATVVLASHTEPADARVAAALGIPEGSDVHRLERLRTAHGAPMALLRNHLPAGLLDPDGGSLEVTGLYRLLRGAGVTLHSARQTIGARAATPAEAEPLAEQRHAPLLTMERTTFDDTGRAVEFASHLYRASRYSFEFQLLARP; encoded by the coding sequence GTGGACCGCTCCAGCCCGGTCCCGCTCTACCACCAGCTCGCCCGGCAGCTGGAGGCGGCGATCGAGGACGGGGTGCTGACGCCCGGCAGCCTGCTCGGGAACGAGATCGACCTCGCCGCCCGCCTCGGACTGTCCCGGCCCACGGTCCGCCAGGCCATCCAGTCGCTCGTCGACAAGGGCCTGCTCGTACGCCGCCGGGGAGTCGGCACCCAGGTCCTGCACAGCAGGGTCCGGCGCCCCCTGGAGCCGAGCAGCCTCTACGACGACCTGGAGGCGGCCGGACAGTGCCCCGCCACCGTCGTCCTCGCCAGCCACACCGAACCGGCTGACGCCCGGGTCGCCGCCGCCCTCGGCATACCGGAGGGCAGCGATGTCCACCGACTGGAACGGCTGCGCACGGCGCACGGCGCGCCGATGGCCCTGCTGCGCAACCACCTGCCGGCCGGGCTCCTCGACCCGGACGGCGGGAGCCTGGAGGTCACCGGCCTCTACCGGCTCCTGCGCGGCGCCGGTGTCACCCTCCACAGCGCCCGGCAGACGATCGGCGCCCGAGCGGCGACCCCGGCGGAGGCGGAACCGCTGGCCGAGCAACGGCACGCCCCCTTGCTGACGATGGAACGCACCACGTTCGACGACACCGGCCGCGCCGTCGAGTTCGCCTCGCACCTGTACCGCGCGTCCCGCTACTCCTTCGAATTCCAGCTGCTCGCCCGCCCCTGA
- a CDS encoding Gfo/Idh/MocA family protein, translating to MRIGLIGTGRIGAFHAGALARHPAVGSLVLADADTPRAARVAGALGAQAVPTVDALLGDALDAVVITSATATHAGLIALAARAGLPAFCEKPIALDVPGTLGALRAVESAGTELQLGFMRRFDAGYRAARESVRTGRLGRLHTVRTVSSDPAPPPAGYLPLSGGLYRDCLVHDFDILRWVTGREVVEVYASGSDAGPPVFREAGDVGTAAALLTLDDGTLATATATRCNGAGYDVRMELAGERDQIAVGLDDRTPLTSVEPQGPPAAVKPWPGFLERFAPAYEAELDAFVRLVRGERANPCDGREALEALRVAEACELSRRERRPVALAEIPPGGGPEPVG from the coding sequence ATGCGCATCGGACTGATCGGAACGGGCCGTATCGGGGCCTTCCACGCGGGTGCACTCGCCCGCCATCCCGCGGTCGGGTCGCTGGTCCTGGCGGACGCCGACACGCCGCGGGCCGCCCGGGTCGCGGGGGCGCTGGGCGCTCAGGCCGTCCCGACCGTCGACGCCCTGCTCGGTGACGCCCTCGACGCCGTCGTGATCACCTCCGCCACCGCCACCCACGCCGGACTCATCGCCCTTGCCGCCCGCGCCGGGCTCCCCGCCTTCTGCGAGAAGCCGATCGCCCTGGACGTGCCCGGCACGCTGGGCGCGCTCCGGGCCGTGGAGAGCGCGGGCACCGAACTCCAACTGGGATTCATGCGCCGCTTCGACGCCGGCTACCGGGCGGCCCGTGAGTCGGTGCGCACGGGGCGGCTCGGACGGCTGCACACGGTCCGCACCGTGTCCTCCGACCCGGCCCCGCCGCCCGCCGGGTATCTCCCGCTCTCCGGTGGCCTCTACCGGGACTGTCTGGTGCACGACTTCGACATCCTGCGCTGGGTGACCGGCCGCGAGGTCGTCGAGGTGTACGCGAGTGGCTCGGACGCCGGGCCCCCGGTGTTCCGCGAAGCCGGTGACGTCGGGACGGCCGCGGCCCTGCTCACCCTCGACGACGGGACGCTCGCCACCGCCACGGCGACCCGTTGCAACGGCGCCGGGTACGACGTGCGGATGGAGCTGGCCGGGGAGCGGGACCAGATCGCCGTGGGCCTGGACGACCGCACTCCGCTGACTTCGGTGGAACCGCAGGGCCCGCCGGCCGCCGTCAAGCCGTGGCCCGGATTCCTGGAGCGGTTCGCCCCGGCGTACGAAGCCGAACTCGACGCGTTCGTCCGCCTGGTGCGCGGTGAGCGGGCCAACCCGTGCGACGGCCGTGAGGCGCTGGAGGCACTGCGGGTCGCCGAGGCGTGCGAGCTCTCCCGCCGTGAGCGGCGCCCGGTCGCCCTGGCCGAGATCCCTCCGGGCGGGGGCCCGGAGCCTGTCGGGTGA
- a CDS encoding cytochrome P450 family protein, translated as MAVIDLGEFGPDFTANPYPYYAKLRETGPVHAVRTAYGMDAWLIVGHEEARAALTDPRLSKSTSTVDIRMIEQDIVGLHLLAVDPPDHTRLRKLAAGAFTGRRVEGLRPRVQSLADALVDTMVPAGRADLVDSFAFPLPIIVICELLGVPAEDRDTFRRWSNELVTPTGTMSEQEAVEGFAGYLDALVEDRRTSRPTDDLISALIAHRAEDGDRLSAAELRAFVYLLLIAGHETTVNLITNTVRALLAHPEQLALLRADFGLLDGTIEESLRYEGPVENATLRFTREPVTFGDKVVPARSTVLVCLASGDRDPDRFPDPDRFDVRRNPRGHLAFGHGIHYCLGAPLARLEAGIAIRTLLERLPRLELDPEGAPLEWLPGGLMHGVRHLPVRW; from the coding sequence ATGGCCGTCATCGATCTGGGCGAGTTCGGACCGGACTTCACCGCGAACCCCTACCCCTACTACGCCAAACTCCGCGAGACCGGACCCGTCCACGCGGTGCGTACCGCGTACGGGATGGACGCCTGGCTGATCGTCGGGCACGAGGAGGCCCGCGCCGCGCTCACCGATCCGCGACTGTCCAAGTCGACGTCCACCGTGGACATCAGGATGATCGAGCAGGACATCGTCGGCCTCCACCTGCTCGCGGTGGACCCGCCCGACCACACCCGCCTGCGCAAGCTGGCCGCCGGGGCGTTCACCGGCCGTCGGGTGGAGGGTCTGCGGCCACGTGTCCAGTCACTCGCCGACGCACTCGTCGACACGATGGTCCCGGCAGGCCGGGCGGACCTGGTCGACTCCTTCGCCTTCCCCCTGCCCATCATCGTCATCTGCGAACTCCTCGGCGTGCCCGCCGAGGACCGCGACACCTTCCGCCGCTGGTCGAACGAGCTGGTGACGCCGACGGGAACGATGTCGGAGCAAGAGGCCGTCGAGGGCTTCGCCGGGTACCTCGACGCACTGGTCGAGGACAGGCGGACCTCCCGGCCCACCGACGACCTGATCTCCGCCCTGATCGCCCACCGTGCCGAGGACGGCGACCGCCTGTCCGCCGCCGAACTCCGCGCCTTCGTCTACCTGCTGCTGATCGCCGGCCACGAGACCACGGTCAACCTGATCACCAACACGGTACGGGCGCTGCTCGCTCACCCCGAACAACTCGCCTTGTTGCGAGCGGACTTCGGGCTTCTCGACGGCACGATCGAGGAGTCCCTGCGCTACGAGGGGCCGGTGGAGAACGCCACTCTGCGCTTCACCCGGGAGCCGGTCACCTTTGGCGACAAGGTCGTCCCGGCACGCAGCACGGTCCTCGTCTGCCTCGCCTCGGGCGACCGCGACCCGGACCGCTTCCCCGACCCGGACCGCTTCGACGTGCGCCGGAACCCGAGGGGCCATCTCGCCTTCGGCCACGGCATCCACTACTGCCTGGGCGCCCCGCTGGCCCGCCTGGAGGCCGGAATCGCGATCCGGACACTCCTGGAACGCCTGCCCCGGCTGGAACTCGACCCCGAAGGAGCCCCGTTGGAGTGGCTTCCCGGTGGGCTCATGCACGGCGTGCGCCATCTGCCCGTGCGATGGTGA
- a CDS encoding polysaccharide lyase 8 family protein, giving the protein MHPRVPVSPLSRRALLRAALSAAVLAPATLPGAVPPAHAADAYGSLRRTWRELILGTGFPPAAAPFASKLSELGDTARGLRASMVPAAGSLWPDLPYADPDPDTDAESYAFSGNLAVSYRRLRTLAEAYAQPGTGLTGDADLRADLLAGLDQLHDEAYHAGQARYGDWYDWQVGIPQTLLDIDVLLYDALGPARISRHCAAVDRFVPDSAVARYSGTSTAANRVDLCRVFALRGVVGGSAAKLSLARDALSPVFPYVTAGDGLHADGSFVQHTCVPYAGAYGAVMLGGLSLLLALLRGSAWEVTDSGRQAVFDSVEKAYAPFLFNGLAMDTVSGRAVSRGVRTSDTRGVRQDDHLRGHAVMACVALLARSASGAERARWEGLLKGWIARDRVSPVLDSPALGVAALARLKSVADGTAAASPEPSGHRLFPGMDRAVHRRPGWAAGLSMASHRITYYENGNGENLRGWHSGSGMLYWWGDTFANDQYTDDFWPTVDPYRLPGTTASRKPLADGEGGAWGAARPDVRWVGGTTDGTYAAVGQHLKGLSSTLLARKSWFFLDDCVVCLGSGIRGRDGTGVESVVDNRNLGADGVHAFTVDGAVQPAEPGWTASLTGARWAHLAGHAGYVFPGGAASLKALRETRTGRWSDINRGSVTDPITRRYLTLWFDHGTDPTGAAYAYLLMPGAGRDRTAARAADTGWLTVLANTAEGQGVRVPSLGFTGISLWSAGTVGEVTTTAPASVLIRESGATATVCVSGPTRDGATIDLTWNRPVSSVTSSDPGVRVRGTGSALRLRIAPGALGATHRSVVALT; this is encoded by the coding sequence GTGCACCCCCGCGTCCCCGTCTCCCCACTGTCACGGCGCGCCCTGCTGCGCGCGGCGCTGAGCGCCGCGGTGCTCGCTCCGGCGACGCTGCCGGGCGCCGTCCCGCCCGCGCACGCCGCCGACGCCTACGGCTCCCTGCGCCGCACCTGGCGCGAACTGATCCTCGGCACGGGCTTCCCGCCGGCCGCCGCACCCTTCGCTTCGAAACTCTCGGAGCTCGGCGACACGGCCCGCGGCCTGCGCGCCTCGATGGTCCCGGCAGCCGGTTCCCTGTGGCCCGACCTGCCGTACGCGGACCCCGACCCGGACACCGACGCCGAGTCGTACGCCTTCTCCGGAAACCTGGCCGTCAGCTACCGGCGGCTGCGTACCCTCGCCGAGGCGTACGCGCAGCCCGGTACCGGCCTCACCGGTGACGCCGACCTGCGGGCGGACCTGCTGGCCGGGCTCGACCAGCTGCACGACGAGGCGTACCACGCGGGCCAGGCCCGCTACGGCGACTGGTACGACTGGCAGGTCGGCATCCCGCAGACGCTGCTCGACATCGACGTCCTGCTGTACGACGCGCTCGGCCCGGCCCGGATCAGCCGGCACTGCGCCGCCGTCGACCGCTTCGTGCCGGACAGCGCCGTCGCCCGCTACAGCGGCACGTCCACCGCGGCCAACCGGGTCGACCTGTGCCGGGTGTTCGCGCTGCGGGGCGTCGTCGGCGGGTCCGCCGCCAAACTGTCCCTCGCCCGCGACGCGCTCTCGCCCGTGTTCCCCTATGTCACGGCCGGCGACGGTCTCCACGCCGACGGCAGCTTTGTGCAGCACACCTGCGTCCCTTACGCCGGCGCGTACGGGGCCGTCATGCTCGGCGGTCTGTCGCTGCTGCTCGCCCTGCTCAGGGGTTCGGCCTGGGAGGTCACGGACAGCGGACGCCAGGCCGTGTTCGACTCCGTCGAGAAGGCGTACGCGCCGTTCCTCTTCAACGGCCTGGCGATGGACACGGTGTCGGGGCGCGCGGTCAGCCGCGGAGTGCGGACGTCGGACACGCGCGGTGTCCGGCAGGACGACCATCTGCGGGGTCACGCGGTCATGGCGTGTGTGGCCCTGCTCGCGCGGAGCGCCTCCGGGGCCGAGAGGGCACGCTGGGAGGGCCTGCTCAAGGGCTGGATCGCCCGCGACCGGGTCAGTCCGGTGCTGGACAGCCCGGCCCTCGGTGTCGCCGCGCTCGCCCGGCTCAAGAGCGTCGCCGACGGCACGGCCGCCGCGAGCCCCGAACCGTCCGGGCACCGGCTGTTCCCCGGCATGGACCGCGCGGTGCACCGCCGTCCCGGCTGGGCGGCCGGCCTGTCCATGGCCTCGCACCGGATCACGTACTACGAGAACGGCAACGGCGAGAACCTGCGCGGCTGGCACAGCGGTTCGGGAATGCTCTACTGGTGGGGCGACACCTTCGCCAACGACCAGTACACGGACGACTTCTGGCCGACGGTCGACCCCTACCGGCTGCCCGGCACCACCGCGTCCCGCAAGCCGCTCGCCGACGGAGAGGGGGGCGCCTGGGGCGCGGCCCGGCCTGACGTGCGCTGGGTCGGGGGGACGACCGACGGGACCTACGCGGCGGTCGGCCAGCACCTGAAGGGCCTGTCCTCCACCCTGCTGGCCAGGAAGTCCTGGTTCTTCCTGGACGATTGCGTCGTCTGCCTGGGCTCCGGCATCCGGGGCCGTGACGGCACGGGGGTCGAATCGGTCGTCGACAACCGCAACCTGGGTGCGGACGGCGTCCACGCCTTCACCGTGGACGGTGCCGTCCAGCCCGCCGAGCCGGGCTGGACCGCCTCCCTCACCGGGGCCCGCTGGGCTCATCTCGCCGGACACGCCGGATACGTCTTCCCCGGCGGAGCCGCCTCCCTGAAGGCGCTGCGGGAGACCCGTACGGGACGGTGGTCCGACATCAACCGGGGCTCCGTGACCGATCCGATCACCCGGAGGTACCTCACGCTCTGGTTCGACCACGGCACCGACCCGACAGGAGCGGCGTACGCCTACCTCCTGATGCCGGGCGCCGGGCGGGACCGGACGGCGGCCCGCGCCGCCGACACCGGCTGGCTCACCGTCCTCGCCAACACCGCCGAAGGGCAGGGTGTCCGCGTGCCGTCGCTGGGCTTCACCGGGATCAGCCTGTGGTCCGCGGGCACGGTGGGCGAGGTCACGACGACCGCTCCGGCGTCCGTGCTGATCCGTGAGTCCGGTGCCACGGCCACCGTCTGCGTCTCGGGTCCGACGCGCGACGGCGCGACGATCGACCTCACCTGGAACCGTCCGGTGTCCTCGGTGACGTCGAGCGACCCGGGCGTCCGGGTGCGGGGGACGGGCTCCGCGCTCCGGCTGCGCATCGCCCCGGGCGCGCTCGGTGCCACCCACCGGTCGGTGGTCGCCCTGACGTGA
- a CDS encoding DMT family transporter: MSSTAVPVPLGAPRRAWLTDLPVLLVAVVWGASYLAAKGITTSHTVIAVLVLRFAVVLPVLAVAGWRGLRALTAAQWRGAGLLGLVLSGIFLLETYGVVHTSATNAGLIISLTMIFTPLAEAAVTRVRPPRAFLAAAALSVAGVVLLTQGGGFTAPSLGDLLMLLAALARTVHVLAMSRIKAVRGADSLSLTTVQLGSAVAVFALLVAVPGTGAAPWAVAAGFGPAEWAGLLFLSVFCTLVAFFVQMWSVRRTSPSRVSLLLGTEPLWAAATGIALGGDRLGALGVAGAVLVLSGTAWGRRAVDD; the protein is encoded by the coding sequence ATGTCCTCGACCGCCGTTCCCGTCCCCCTCGGTGCCCCGCGCCGCGCCTGGCTGACCGATCTTCCGGTCCTCCTCGTCGCCGTGGTCTGGGGCGCCAGCTATCTCGCGGCCAAGGGCATCACCACCAGCCACACCGTGATCGCGGTCCTGGTCCTGCGGTTCGCCGTGGTGCTGCCGGTGCTCGCCGTGGCGGGGTGGCGCGGGCTGCGGGCGCTCACCGCCGCACAGTGGCGCGGCGCGGGTCTGCTCGGCCTGGTCCTCAGCGGCATCTTCCTGCTGGAGACATACGGGGTCGTCCACACCTCCGCCACCAACGCGGGGCTGATCATCAGCCTCACCATGATCTTCACCCCGCTCGCCGAGGCCGCCGTCACCCGCGTCCGCCCGCCCCGCGCCTTCCTGGCCGCCGCCGCGCTGTCGGTGGCGGGCGTGGTACTGCTGACGCAGGGCGGCGGTTTCACCGCACCCTCCCTCGGTGATCTGCTGATGCTCCTCGCGGCCCTCGCCCGTACCGTTCACGTCCTCGCCATGTCCCGCATCAAGGCGGTTCGGGGTGCCGACTCGCTGTCCCTCACCACAGTCCAGCTCGGCTCCGCCGTCGCCGTCTTCGCGCTCCTCGTCGCCGTCCCGGGGACCGGCGCCGCCCCCTGGGCGGTGGCGGCGGGCTTCGGCCCCGCGGAATGGGCCGGGCTGCTCTTCCTCTCGGTGTTCTGCACCCTCGTCGCCTTCTTCGTGCAGATGTGGTCCGTACGCCGCACCTCCCCGTCCCGCGTCAGCCTCCTGCTGGGCACCGAACCGCTGTGGGCCGCCGCCACCGGTATCGCGCTCGGCGGCGACCGCCTGGGCGCGCTCGGCGTCGCGGGCGCCGTCCTGGTCCTCTCGGGGACCGCCTGGGGCCGCCGCGCCGTCGACGATTAG
- a CDS encoding dihydrofolate reductase family protein: MAATLSLTQFLTLDGVCQAPGGSQEDPSDGFDLGGWSVPYGDEDFGRFVSEVFERPTAFLLGRRTYEIFASYWPKQTDPADPVAGKLNTLPKYVASNTLDTADWAGSTLLGGDVAKEVATLKERTDGEIQMHGSGGLARSLMEHDLIDTLHLLVFPVVLGKGRRLFADGARPTAFRHIEASTTGAGVGIHTYALAGRPSYGDY, encoded by the coding sequence ATGGCCGCCACGCTCAGCCTCACCCAGTTCCTCACGCTCGACGGCGTCTGCCAGGCCCCCGGGGGCTCACAGGAGGACCCCAGCGACGGCTTCGACCTGGGTGGCTGGTCCGTGCCGTACGGGGACGAGGACTTCGGCCGCTTCGTGTCCGAGGTGTTCGAGCGGCCCACGGCGTTCCTCCTCGGCCGGCGCACCTACGAGATCTTCGCGAGCTACTGGCCGAAGCAGACCGACCCCGCGGACCCGGTCGCCGGCAAACTCAACACCCTCCCCAAGTACGTCGCCTCGAACACACTCGACACCGCCGACTGGGCGGGCAGCACCCTCCTCGGCGGCGACGTGGCCAAGGAGGTCGCCACGCTCAAGGAGCGCACCGACGGCGAGATCCAGATGCACGGCAGTGGTGGCCTCGCCCGGTCCCTCATGGAGCACGACCTGATCGACACGCTGCACCTGCTCGTCTTCCCCGTCGTCCTCGGGAAGGGCCGTCGTCTCTTCGCCGACGGTGCCCGTCCCACCGCCTTCCGGCACATCGAGGCGAGTACCACGGGCGCGGGGGTCGGCATCCACACGTACGCGCTCGCGGGTCGGCCCTCGTACGGCGACTACTGA
- the alc gene encoding allantoicase, producing the protein MTGIPSFTGDASPYRGGDPYADYRTADFPFTRYADLADRRLGAGVIAANDEFFAERENMLKPEAAEFDPEHFGHKGKIMDGWETRRRRGVSAREPHPTAEDHDWALVRLGAPGVVRGVVVDTAHFRGNYPQAVSVEAASVPGVPSPEELLAGDVTWTTLVPRTAIGGHAANGFVVDVERRFTHLRVNQHPDGGIARLRVHGEVAPDPRWLGVLGTFDLAALVNGGQVEDASDRFYSPATNTIQPGRSRKMDDGWETRRRRDRGNDWIRYSLVAQAEIRAVEIDTAYLKGNSAGWAALSVAAEGSEEWTEILPRTRLQPDTDHRFVLDTPAVGSRVRVDIYPDGGISRLRLFGSLTEAGSARLTARHQELGG; encoded by the coding sequence GTGACCGGCATACCCTCCTTCACCGGCGACGCCAGCCCCTACCGCGGCGGCGACCCGTACGCCGACTACCGCACCGCGGACTTCCCCTTCACCCGCTACGCCGACCTCGCCGACCGGCGGCTCGGCGCCGGCGTGATCGCCGCGAACGACGAGTTCTTCGCCGAGCGCGAGAACATGCTCAAGCCGGAGGCCGCGGAGTTCGACCCGGAGCACTTCGGCCACAAAGGCAAGATCATGGACGGCTGGGAGACCCGCCGCCGCCGTGGCGTCTCCGCCCGGGAGCCGCACCCCACCGCCGAGGACCACGACTGGGCCCTGGTACGCCTCGGAGCGCCCGGAGTCGTCCGCGGCGTCGTCGTCGACACCGCGCACTTCCGCGGCAACTACCCCCAGGCCGTCTCGGTCGAGGCGGCGTCCGTCCCGGGCGTCCCCTCCCCGGAGGAACTCCTCGCCGGGGACGTCACATGGACGACTCTCGTGCCGCGCACCGCGATCGGCGGTCACGCGGCGAACGGCTTCGTCGTGGACGTCGAGCGGCGCTTCACCCACCTCAGGGTCAACCAGCACCCGGACGGCGGCATCGCGCGGCTGCGTGTCCACGGCGAGGTGGCCCCGGACCCCAGATGGCTCGGTGTCCTCGGCACCTTCGACCTCGCCGCGCTGGTCAACGGCGGCCAGGTCGAGGACGCCTCGGACCGGTTCTACTCGCCCGCGACCAACACCATCCAGCCCGGCCGTTCCCGCAAGATGGACGACGGCTGGGAGACCCGGCGGCGCCGCGACCGGGGCAACGACTGGATCCGCTACAGCCTGGTCGCCCAGGCCGAGATCCGCGCCGTCGAGATCGACACCGCCTATCTCAAGGGCAACAGCGCCGGCTGGGCGGCCCTGTCCGTCGCGGCCGAAGGCTCCGAGGAGTGGACCGAGATCCTGCCCCGGACCCGCCTCCAGCCCGACACCGACCACCGCTTCGTGCTGGACACCCCGGCGGTCGGCTCGCGGGTCCGGGTCGACATCTACCCCGACGGCGGAATCTCCCGCCTCCGCCTCTTCGGCTCCCTGACCGAAGCGGGTTCGGCGCGGCTGACCGCCCGCCATCAGGAACTGGGCGGGTGA